The DNA region acacacattcataacagatatgcaacaaacatgcagtttcacagatatgaaagcacaatcaaaaacacaaaaacgtacatgagcacacacacacacacacacacacacacacacacacacacacacacacacacacacacacacacacacacacttacttgtacaagcacacactcatacgccaatatcccccacccccaaccccacacacatatatacacacatatatatatatatatatatacgcacacccgcacgttccaatattccgttgctcccttGAATAACTGAAAATAAGGTTcggggaaaaaataaaatctcGATCGATTTGAAAATCCGCTTTAGCTTTGCTACACAGGAACTGAGTGCAAAAACACAGCCTGCTACTACATTCTTACTCAGCATGTGGTCTCTTCAAAACACGCATAGCTCCTGTGCGCAATATTTCAAGATGCAGCTTATTCGAATACAGCTGTCAAATACATATACATCTTTCATACAATCCGTACCGTGTGGATATCTGCCAATTATTGATCCATTAAGTAGCATCCACGTATGTTATATGTGCAGTTGACACCATGCGAAATTCCTAGTTTATTTTCAGTCGTTTGAACGTGTTGCTTGGAACTTCTACATTCAAGCTTTTTCGTTTGTAATCTGTGGTGTTCGGAATTGTGTTTTTCTCAGTAAAGGAAGTGGAAATATTGCGGCAGTTTAGAAACAGTATGAAGTTTGCCAGAATTGTCTTCGCTTTTccgctgttgttgttcctctgtTTTGGAAGAAGCGCTTTTACGTCTCCGAGAATAGTAAAAGCTGCTTTGttggtatggtttgtgtgtgtgtgtgtatgtgtgtgtgtgtgtgtgtgtgtgtgtgtgtgtgtgtgtgtgtgtgtgtgtgtgtgtgtgcgtgcgcgtgtgtgtgtacatctgtgtgtgtgtgtgtgtgtgtgtgtgtgcgtgcgcgtgtgtgtgcatctgtgtgtgtgcatctgtgtgtgtgtgtgtgcgtgtgtgtgtgcatctgtgtgcgtgtgtgtgtgttcatctctgtgtgtgtgtgtgtgtgtgtgtgtgtgtgtgtgtgtgcatctgtgtgtgtgtgtgtgtgcgcgcgcgcgtttgtgtgtacatctctgtgtgtgtgtgtgtgtgtgtgtgtgtgcgtgcgcgtgtgtgtgcatctgtgtgtgtgtgtgtgtgcatctgtgtgtgtgtgtgtgtgtgtgtgtgtgcgtgtgtgtgtgttcatctgtgtgtgtgtgtgtgtgtgtgtgtgtgtgtgcgtgtgtgtgtgtgttcatctgtgtgtgtgtgtgtgtgtgtgtgtgtgtgtgtgtgtgtgtgtgtgtgtgtgttcctgcgtgcCGTACATTTGTAATGCGCTGCTTCACTGAACCTCTGATGTGGAACGCATTTGATCGAAGTCGGCCTGCTGTGGACATGAGCTTGATGAATGTGATAAAATGTATATAGTTTTTCATCAGTAAATCTAGATTATAATTCTAAAGGATGTATTGGGTTTTGCCGCGCATTGCAGTGTACTGTGGTGTAGTGCAGCGTAGTATAtccatgtagtgtagtgtagtttagtgtagtgtatacatgtagtgtagtgttgtgtaatgtagtatgctatactgtagtgtagtgtagtgtagtgtactgtactgtagtaaactgtactgcagtgtagtgtactgtagtgtagtgcagtgtagtaagctgtagtgtagtgtactgtactgtactctagtaagctgtagtgtactgtactgtactgtaataagctgtaatgcagtgtagtgtagtgtagtatgctgtagtgtactgtagtaagctgtagtgtagtgtaatgtagtgtgctgtagtaagctgtagtgtactgtactgtactgtagtaagctgtaatgcagtgtagtgtagtgtagtatgctgtagtgtactgtagcaagctgtagtgtagtgtactgtactgtagtaagCTGTAGTGTAGtatgctgtagtgtactgtagtaagctgtagtgtagtgtactgtactgtagtaagctgtaatgcagtgtagtgtagtgtagtatgctgtactgtactgtagtaagctgtagtgtagtgtaatgtagtgtagtgtagtgtactgtagtaagctgtagtgtagtgtactgtactgtagtaagctgtaatgcagtgtagtgtagtgtaatgtagtgtagtgtactgtactgtagtaagctgtagtgtagtgtagtgtagtgtagtatgctgtactgtactgtagtaagctgtagtgtagtgtagtgtagtgtagtgtactgtactgtagtaagctgtagtgtagtgtaatgtagtgtagtgtagtgtagttactGTACTGTAGtaagctgtagtgtagtgtatgctatactgcactgtactgcattctATTGTGTTGCATTACCTGCGTTGCATCGTGACATCACTTCACTGCATCACACCTTGCTACTTTGCGCCACAAAAATTCTTTGTTCTTTCTATGATgcaccgcactgcactgcactgtaagcACTGTCCTATACATTTTTCtgctcccactcctcctcctcctcctcctcctcctcctcctcctccttcttcttcttcttcttcttcttcttcttcttcttcttcttcttcttcttcttcttcttcttcgtcgtcgtcgtcgtcgtcgtcgtcgtcttcgtcgtcatcatcctcttcccattgttgtttttctcttttgccttttcgcttttctttttctctcttccttccttcttccttcctcttccttcttcttccttcctcttccttcttctcctgcttctttaCCCAAATTTGGGCACGGAAAGGCTAAAGTAAAGTATAACGCATGATATGTTTGTATTCAATCATCAGCTAAACTGACAAAGAGAGTAAAGCATACTTTTGTGCTTCGTTCAGATGAACGGCCAATGGGAGTGATGCACGTAtatgcgcttttttttcttttttttctttttttttcgttcagttaGCTAAACAGCCAGTGACAGTAAAACTCATATGCGCTTTGTTGGTTCGTTAGCTAAACAGCCAAAGTGACTGAAGTACGCACATTTATGTGTTTTGTTGATTCATCAGCTGAACAGCCAATGAGGGTGAAACACGCACATTTCTGTGCTTTGTTCATTCGTTAGTGAAACAACCAGTGAAGGTGAAACACGCATATGCACTTTGTTGATTCATTAGCTTCACAGCAAGTGAGGTTGAACTACACATATTCATGTGCATTGTTCATTCGTCAGTTAAACTGCAGCCAATGGGAGAGAAGCACGCACATGTGCTTTGTTCATTCGTCAGCTGAGTAGTTAATGAGGGTGAATTACACTTACGTTCTTTGTTAATTAACTCATCAGCTAAACAGCCAACGAGGGTGAAGTATGCATATTCCCATTGTTCATTCTCGTCAGCTGAACAACTAATGGGGGTGAAATACGCGTATGTGCTTTGTTAATTCGTCAGATAAACAGCCAATGAGGATGAAGTACACTATATGCTTTGTTCATTCGTTAGCTAAGTAGCCAATGAGCGTAAATTACACTTACGTGCTTTGTTAATTAATTCGTCAGCTGAACAGCCAACAATGGCGAAGTATGCATATTCGCATTGTTCATTCCATCAGAGAAACAACCAATGGGGATGAAGAATTAATTAACAAAGCACGTAAGTGTAATTTACGCTCATTGGCTACTTAGCTAACGAATGAACAAAGCGTATAGTGTACTTCATCCTCATACATGTATGTGCTTTTTTCATTCGTCAGGTGAACAGCCAATGAGGTTACGCCAAAAGGTATCCTGCTGCCGCACGGCTGACAAAAGACAGACTTCTGTAGTATCCTTTTTTTGTAGTTCGATGAGAAtcgaggaacagacagagacagagtgaggatggaaggaagagagagcgagagagcgagagagcgagcgagagagagagagatacggatacggatgatttattcatcaggccatagcccctatgaagggggtacacaaacaacatttgttacgtcacatttgtttgaataaacacgagaaaaccaaaatcacatgaaatcacatgaaacacagatacatttgccgaacatattatgaggttggaatttctctaaatttaaacgctttgtgcaggaaaatggacaaattccatacatcattttgccttttggacgacatcaataagcacaacttgaatgtacaaggttgtcggaaatatctggctggaatatatctttctcttaaccctttaagagccgagcagctcaaaacaaaatgcacttcgtcttctttgtcttcctggcataatgggcaaatcaaatcattaacatcaaatttactgtatctgtaacgatgtacagccaaactcgacacacccaacctaaatcttggagagagagagagagagagagagagagagagagagagagagagagagagagagagagagagagagaaaaggggggggggggtgttagaggagagaaagagaaagagagtcatgAGTGTTGCTCATTGCAATGGCTTCATATActgctgtttgccgaaaattcagcatcaatAATTTTCATCATGacccccaagaagaaaactgtgcaagttcctaAAGTGGTCCCCAACTCTTTGTGAACCTCCCAAGGAGAGGTGGCCTAACGGTAAAACACTTGACTAGGAATCAAGTATCCAGGATATTCATTCCCCTCACCCTCCCGCTCTACTAAAACTTACGTGGTGCTGGTATCGGTTTTCGGTTGAGACGATTAATAAACCGCGATCCAGTGTGCAGGTGGCATGTAcacagtgcacgtaaaagaaaccacggcaagaaAACGGTTGTTCCCCTGGCAGTAAATTGTGTgagaaaacccactttgatattGAAACAATTACACTTGCAAAAAGACAAGAATGAGGTTGACCCTGCATGCAATGTGGCGACGCATTTCCACTGGAaaaagcagtccgaatttcacaaagataaTGTTAATGTGACAGTGcagcgcaatgcaacgcaacgcaacgcaacacaacacaacacaacacaacacaacacaacaccataccataccataccataccataccgtacaaTTCGTGGCTTTGTAACAGAATCGGTTAGGTTTTTAGACTTCTGATGCAGGGACCGAAGCTTGTGTTTGGACATAGTGTTGTTGCCCTCAGCATAGGCATTTCACTGCGGTTCTCCTTACTCCAGGCGGGTGTAAATGGGAGCCTGACCTCAAGCTGGggaagaggattgggccccgccttcctatagtGCCGAACCCTGAACACAGAGAGTATGAATTCGCTGCTCCGATGACTGTAAAAGGCTGtacaatgataagaagaagaagaagaagaagaagaagaagaatggatgctatatgctttacaaaacactttgtttacataacataacacattacatcaatgttacctACACACACCAAAgtgtgactaacaaactaaacacacacacacacacacacacacacacacacacacacacacacacacacacacacacacacagtgcatacatacattttaacatatatatgtacatagctGCTGCATtccacacacaaactaaacacacacacacacacacacacacacacacacacacacacacatacacactcactcactcactcacacatcctatataaaaacacaaaaatatacattcatacacatgcatgtgtatatgtgtagacATACATTATGTATACACACCTGGTCAAGCACACAAAACGCAAagaagtggacctgtcacaaatGAACTTATTACTGAGGGTAGAGGTGAGTTTCTGTATgacgtatgatagtcagtcgttttcgactatgaccatcagaacagcagaggaggcaactgctgtcccgactatttagACCATGATTtgattgattatagtggagagtgtcttgcccaagttacaccccaactctctcggccaagagggttttaggacagtcggtgttgggatggttcccaaaggccaactgcccccccccccaaaggctgcagcactaagtttcTGTGTAGGGACCTTTAACCCTCTAACCTACAACACTACGTACAATGTCCTTGACAAGGACGACAGCGAGCCTGCGGTGAGGATGCTGGAGCTGATGACAGGGAGGGACCAGGTGGTGCCACCCGTCCTGACTCTGGAAACTGATGGGGTGGAGGATCGATTCCTCGTCAGTACATTGTTGGTTGTTGGGTTGCTTTGTCAgtatgtgagggtggggggaagaagcgggggggcggggggttcggagggggggggcgtgtgtgtgtacgtgtttgtcagtatgtgtgtgtgtgtgtggggaggggtgtgtgtgtgtgtgtgtgtgtgtgtgcgtgtttgtcagtatgtgtgggggggaggggtggcgtgtgtgtgtgcgtgtttaagtgtgtgtgcctctgtgtgtgtgtgtgtgtgttcaagtaagtgtgtgtgtgtgtgcgtgtgtgtctgtgtgtgcttctgtgtgtgtgttcaagaaagtgtgtgtgtgtgtgtgtgtgagagagagagagagagagagagagagagggagggagagagagagagagagttttcacttgtttattcattcttaACCTCCATCGTCCCGCCTGCGGAGGACGTGACTGCGCAAGTTTTAAAGACACcttatttaatcattcattcgttcatttattccctctttctttctttttttttttttttttcctttctttcatcagtctgtttctttatctgttcATGCATTCTAACCACCGGTCATTCGCCTGTGCAGAACTTGGACGTCTCCGAACTTACCTACGACGACCTCGTCTCCATTCTCCGTGACCTCGGATTTCACCGGAAGTCGTCACCGGATGATCCGGTACCGGAAGAGTTCCAGCAGGGAGCTAACCCAAGAGCAGGAACCACAACTCTGCAGCAGCTGCTTGACGGCACTTCCAAGTGGTCTAACCTCGTCAAAGctaaaaaagaaatttaaatcCATGttcctttgttcgtttgtttaaaCTCCAGTTCCTGTTGATCAGCCTGTAGCTTTGGAATTATTGTAAGTGCTTGATAAGTGTTGGAAGCTCCTGTCTTTGGGGGCTTGGAAACTGATAACTTTATGATCACAACGTAGAaagaaacaggtgtgtgtgtgtgtgtgcgtgtgcgtgtgtgagtgtgtgtgcgcgagtgtgttacAAGCCTACCGCTTTTTGTGTGGATTCTATAGTATGTAGATTCTATAGTTCTATAGtatgtatattcatatatgtgtgtgtgtgtgtgtgcatgcacgcgcctctgtgtgtgtgtgagtgtgtgtgcgtgagtgtgtgcaagtccacgtgtgtgcgtgtgtgtgctttttcgaGCGCCCGCCGCGCAATGTGTGCATGAGTACCGGCgcttgtgcatgcgcgcgtgaatgcattttgttgtggtgtttgtttttttgtgttttttttttttctctctctctgtttctgacagcATGTATCCAAACAACGGCAGATCAGTGGCGATGACGCCGGATGTTACAACAGTGATAACGCTGAGACTTCGGGCTGATGTAGTCTGCCTGTTAGGTAGATATATACAGTCTGCCGCCGTTTGggcacatgatacacacaccGTCAGGAACAGCTACTCTTAAGTATTAAGTCTGGTAATATACAACAGTGTTTCCCCTGCAAACTCTTTCGTTTCGACGACAAACTTAACAAAAGTTGGTTAACTAATCAATAACATTGTGATATACACtctacatttctctctcccctctcgatTGAAGAAgtccagtcaaagagtggagagggagaatatAGAATAAgatgtatatattacaatgtttttaaccctttcaccgccaagcttgcatttatgcaccggcgtggtagaggacccatgtcactgaaaggttgaccattcattggtctgttttccatgaacctactgctcttaatgttcggtggtagggtagggccatattttctatacatcgcaggggggggaatccccagctattcttagccactgtcttttctgtgtttataccacaagggaattttgtactctaaatttgactggcggtgaaagggttaaccagtttacaactttttccgtcttggAAACGAAACAATGGaaaggaaagaggggaagaaatgtggatattgtcatAAGTCtatgaaaggaaagaaggatgaaaggaagtgagggaggaagaaggaagagcagATGAAAGGAGTGAAGGATGGAAAGATTAAGAAtgatgaatggagagagaaagtaaggaagaagggagggtggaagaaaggaaggagtgaagagaggaaggaagaatgatgaagggagagagaaagtaaggaagaagggagggtggaagaaaggaaggagtgaagagaggaaggaagaatgatGAAGGGAGATAGAAAgtaaggaagaagggagggtggaagaaaggaaggagtgaagagaggaaggaagaatgatgaagggagagagaaagtaaggaagaagggagggtggaagaaaggaagagaggaaggaagcgaggatggaaggaagatgtAAAGATGAACGAGtgaaggaagaataaaaaaatttttgCTCCAAACCCATCTGTGCCAAGACTCTTTCCATTTTTCATATTCTTTAATACTTCAGTTCGCTTCCTCTTCTAACCTTGTTTCTCCTTCCAACAAAACATTTTCATCGTTTGGTCATTCTGGCAATTTGCAAACTAAAATAATATCTCATTCTACATGTATCCAAAGTTTACTTCGTGAAtaagtttctaaaaaaaaatatttaaaaaaaaagacttttatgTTATATGTTTTCTCATTCATCTGTGAATGTTCCACTATGGTCTAACAATCTGGTCATGCGCCCATTCACATAGTGTCCTGTTATTATCCTAgaatacaaaaataataataataataataataataatttgtgacCTTTTCTCCTTCGGCATTCTCTCAATTTATCTCTCGATCTTTAtacaaaacattcttttttttctgaagaaacaCTAAATCTTCATGTTTCCCTTTTAACATTTCCATATCTTCGTctgttctatttttcttttcttttcttttctttttttctaataatcTTATTCCTTTTGTCAGTTCctctttttctgttgctttcGTCTTCTCTATTGTTTCatagactttttgttgtttttttttagatcataTTTTCAATGAAAAGGAAATCTAAAAACATCTTATATAACTTTgcaagattttcttcttttttttttcttctttttcgttcgtgggctgcaacttccaacgttcactcgtatgtacacgagcgggcttttacgtgcatgaccgtttttaaccccgccacgtaggcagccatactccgttttcggggatgtgcatgctgagtatgttcttgtttccataaccccaccgaacgctgacatggattacaggatctttaacgtgcgtatttaatattctgcttgcgtatacacacgaaggggaatcaagcactagcaggtctgcacatatgttgacctgggagatcggaaaagtctccacccttcacccaccaggcgccgttaccgagattcgaacccgggaccctcagattgaaagtccaacgctttaaccactcggctgttgcgcccgtcactttgCAAGATCAATGTTCATATAAGAAATTCCAcagactgtttctgtctgtaccaTACTGTTCTATATAAATTGTTTCATCTAGTAGTTAATCTAATTCCATCGATGATTTGCTTATCTCTAAGTAGAGTGTAGTTCGAGTAAAcaatcattgtctttttttttagctgtgcACATGTCATTCTTTTTCCCATCTGTTCCCATCTTCAGACACACAAAGAGGATCCATCcatccgtggtgtgtgtgtgtgtgtgtgtgtgtgtgtgtgtgtgtgtgtgtgtgtgtgtgtgtgtgcgtgcgtgcgtgtgtgtgtgtgtgtgtgtgtgtgtgtgtgtgtgtgtgtgtgtgtgtgtgtgtgcgcgcgcgcgcagtgtgctGAGCCTATCTGTGCTAAGCATTATCTGCTGGgatgtggtttcagtttcagtttcagtagctcaaggaggcgtcactgcgtttggacaaatccatatacgctacaccacatctgccaagcagatgcctgaccagcagcgtaacccaactcgcttagtcaggccttgaaaaaaagaaaaagaaataaaataataaattaattaattaattaattaattaattaattaattaataataataataataataataatagataaatacattttttttaaagaactactactactaataataatatgtataaggcgcaaaaacatgatgaagtcaactataagcgtgcaaaataaataaattaattaattaattaattaattaattaaatgggATGTGGATGGTATCTTATTCAGactccacacatacactgaacttCCGTCttcctggcctggcctggcctctTCTTTCTGTGAAACAATGGTTCCATTTCTGACAGAAGAAAGTGatgatcttttatttatttttcttttttttagatttaataatgtaaactttcttcttctttaaaaaaaataaacaacgttTTTATTCAAATATTTCATTTCTAcattacaaaatacacacacgcccaaacacccgcacaaatacagacacacacagacacacaggcacacagacacacagacacagacacacagacacacacacacacacacacacacacacacacacacaactaaatcatgaaagaaaaagggaaaatattAGGGTATCTGAaaatcatcaataataataataataataatgatgatgatggagtctcccgtcggtccgacggatgagtaggcaggcaggcttatctgtcagtgtgggtcctcatgtgggagaagaggccgattctggatgcgcagcacttcccacaggtgctgcaagCTGTCATGGAGAACAAACCAATGACCCCACCAGTAGTTGTCATGATGACAGAACCAATGGCTCCACCAGTAGTTGTCATGATGACAGAACCAATGACCCCACCAGTAGCTGTCATGGAGAACAGAACCAATGACCCCACCAGTAGCTGTCATGAGGACAGAACCAATGGCCCCACCAGTAGCTGTCATGAGGACAGAACCAATGGCCCCACCAGTAGCTGTCATGAGGACAGAACCAATGGCCCCACCAGTAGCTGTCATGAGGACAGAACCAATGGCCCCACCAGTAGCTGTCATGGAGAACGAACCAATGACCCCATCAGTAGCTGTCATGGAGAATAAACCAATGACCCCACCAGTAGCTGTCATGAGGACAGAACCAATGGCCCCACCAGTAGCTGTCATGAAGACAGAACCAATGGCCCCACCAGTAGCTGTCATGAGGACAGAACCAATGGCCCCACCAGTAGCTGTCATGGAGAAAGAACCAATGACCCCACCAGTAGCTGTTATGGGGAACAGAACCAATGGCCCCACCAGTAGCTGTCATGAGGACAGAACCAATGGCCCCACCAGTAGCTGTCATGAGGACAGAACCAATGGCCCCACCAGTAGCTGTCATGAAGACAGAACCAATGACCCCACCAGTAGCTGTCATGAGGACAGAACCAATGACCCCACCAGTAGCTGTCATGAGGACAGAACCAATGGCCCCACCAGTAGCTGTCATGAGGACAGAACCAATGACCCCACCAGTAGCTGTCATGAGGACAGAACCAATGACCCCACCAGTGGCTGCCGTGTATTAGAagcagatgccccccccccctccgcaccctcacacacacacacgcacgcactcaaacacacacacacacacacacacacacacacacacacacacacacacacacacacacgtcacaaacaCACCAGAATGTGCTGTTTATGAGGCTTGATAAGTAGGTCATACTGTTCGAAATGATGATGGTAAACGATTAATATAAAATATTCATCTATTCTGTTTATCAGTCCCACATGGTAAGTTTAAGAAATTACAATAACAGCtagagtggggtttttttctacaTACCTTGGTCCTGTCGCCTGGAATAAACTTCCTTGATTAATAAATTCGCCATGCTGAAACTGAATAAAATCTCCGTTCAAATCTGGCATCTGCATGCTTTCATGGCATTGATGTCTTTGGTGTtggcctgtggtgtgtgtgtgtgtgtgtgtgtgtgtgtgtgtgtgtgtgtgtgtgtgtgtgtgtgtgtgtgtctgtgtgtgtgtgtgtgtgtctgtgtgtttgtgtgtgtgtgtgtgtgtgtgtctgtgtgtcttgtgtgtgtgtgtgtgtgtgtgtgtgtgtgtgtgtgtgtgtgtgtgtgtgtgtgtgtgtgtgtgaagtcaagtcgactgagtcaagattttattttgtGACGGTCAACTGAATacgcaatgatttttttttaacatcaagccatcaatgaaaaaagtaccaaaaaaaatatgggagagagagagagagagaagaagaaaaaagaaaaccaacaacaacagcaacaacacatacaAGAAGATATAGTGTGATAATAAACTAGTACACGAttacatttctatttcacacacacacacacacacacacacacacacacacacacacacacacatgaacacaaatgctCGAACACAAATACCCGTCATGCCCATCCCAACCACTTACACATAATTATTCCCTCGTGTAATACAAAATCCTTGCCAAGACAAgcaatatacaaaacatttcataaTTAACAAAAGAAGTATTAGACCGTCTAAATCTACTCGGCTGTGCCACAGGCAAGgggccagtctggacttgaagcagtccagcgactcggctgtgacaacctTTTTTTGCGGCAGTgtgttccattccgggatggtgcAGGGTGTCAgcggtgtttgtgtctgtgttcattagttttttttaaatgtctagtagtagtagtagtagtagtagtagtagtagtagtatagggactggcagtcatctgcctagacctctcggcctttttatgtccccatcgaatcttcatcttcacctcttccattttttttttttttcttcttcttcttcttcttttggggagcgtgtcgatattcccccgtgtcgatactccccggtacacacacgtgtgtgtgtgtgtgtgtgtgtgtgtgtgtgtgtgtgtgtgtgtgtgtgtgtgtgtgtgtgtgttgttgttgttgttgttgttgttgttgttgtcgtcttcttcttcagtttagcgtcttttagccataagtgttatttaacaaagataggggggaaaagacggctactggtgagggaaaagtaactgttcatgtgtgtgtgtgtgtgtgtgtgtgtgtgtgtgtgcgcgcgcgcgcgcgcgtgtgtgtgtgtgtgtgtgtgtgtctgttggataattataattcagtggtgaaattttgcttaaaaattgagattacaataaaacatccttagaacgaaatgctaatgataatagtaagcgaacttgactaatcaacaaagatttgaatcggtatgattaagcattaataaccaatataatgtaatgcgattagcaacatataaacaggtaaaaaagatattaattaattgtatgatttatttacggCATATGGTTctgaggggtggggttatgcgtcagtgtttgcatggattgttcatgttttcgattctttttattgattgctttcacacaaacacacacacacacacacacacagagagag from Babylonia areolata isolate BAREFJ2019XMU chromosome 12, ASM4173473v1, whole genome shotgun sequence includes:
- the LOC143288053 gene encoding selenoprotein M-like — encoded protein: MLELMTGRDQVVPPVLTLETDGVEDRFLNLDVSELTYDDLVSILRDLGFHRKSSPDDPVPEEFQQGANPRAGTTTLQQLLDGTSKWSNLVKAKKEI